CGTGGATGGCGGCGCTCACCAGGATCGAGGTGTTGAATTCCTTGTTCAGTCCTTCCAGCCGTGAGGCGACATTGATCGTATCGCCCATGGCCGTGTACTGCTGCCTGGAAATCGCGCCGAAGCTGCCGACCACCGCCGGTCCGGTGTGCAATCCAAATCGGGTGATGAGCGCGGGACGGCCATTCCGGCAGTTGGCTTCATTCAACTCGTCGACCGCTGCTTTCATGGCAAGCGCGCATCGGCAGCCGTTTTCGGCATGTCTGGCATCCGGAACAGGGGCGTTCCACATGACGAAAATGGAATCGCCGAGATATTGCACGACAGTCCCGCCATTGCGCTCGGCGATGGTGTTCAGCAGTTCGAAATAGGCCGACAGCGTATCGACCACGTCCTCGGGCGAATGTTGCTCGGATATGGTGGTGAAGTCCCTGATGTCGGTGAACAGCACGGTCACATCCTGCCGCTGCGCCTTGACGGCAGTTCTTGCCTTGGGATCGATGATCCGCCTGACGACTTCACGCGGAACATAGAGGGCAAACTGGCCGATGGCGTGGCGGCTTGCCGCCAGCGCGCCCGCCAGCGTGTTGATCTCCGATATGAAGGAATGGGATACGCCTTTCTCGCCGACGTCGAGATCGCCGATCCTGCGCGCCTCGTCGGCGAGGCGATAGAGGGAGCGGCTGACCATGCGCGAGAGCATCACCGAGGCAGCAACGCCCGCAATCACGAAGGCGGCCGCAATCAGGAGATTGTGCAGGAGCAGCCGATTGGCCTCTGCCACCAGATCTTCCAGGGGCACGACGATTGCGGCAACGCTTCCCTTGAACAGACCGGACACGCCGACGGGGGCGATCTGCAGGATCTGGCGTTCGCCATCGAGATCGATCCGCACAACGCCGCCGTTTGCAAAGGCCGGATCCCGCCTGAGCCTCGCCACCGTTTCGAGGCTCGTGTCGTAACTGTCTGTCGTCGTATCGACGGCAACGGCGCCATCGGCATTTTTCGACCATATGCCGAGAAGCCTGTTCATGATTGCCGGGTCGGAATGGGCGATCAGATCATCGGCATCATCGATGATATAAGCCCGCGCCCGCGGCGAAATCTCCTGCGCATCCAGCAGGCGGCTGACAGTCATCAGGTGGATGTTGATGCCGACGACAACCTGATCGTCGTCTCTCATCGGTGCTGCGATCGTCAGCGTTGGAAGCTGCAGCGTTCCCGCAACATACGGTCCGACGGATACTTCCTCGCCGTGCTGGATGACGGATTGGTACCAGGGGCGTTGCCGCGGATCGAATGATGCATAGTCGACGTCACGCTCGGCGATCGGCCTTGCCTGGCGGTCGAGGAAGCGAAACGTCGATACGACGTCCGGCCCCTGACTGCGTGCTATCATGCGGATCGCAAAAGCCGTGCCATCGGGTGCTGCGAGGATCCGGCGGACATCCTGCCTTTGCGTGTTGATGACCTGCAGATACGAGCCGTCAGGATAGCCGGTGTAGACGCTCGTCGCGTTGGGGACGTTTCTGAGAACCTCCAGAAAGAATTGCTGTTTGGCCGTGATATCCTGGGGAGGCGGGGAGGTGAGCTGCGGCAGGGTCGATGCCAGTGCCACCGCCTCGGTGCCGCCCTGCAGCGTATTGCGGTACCCCTCGATCAGCCGCAGGCTCATCTCGCGCATCTGCTGCACGCCCGCACTGACCGCAGCATCGCTCCCTTGCCTGAACGCCAGCCAGATGATCGGCGTCGACGTGCAAAGCAGCGATGCGACGACCAGGACGCCGAGATGCAGTCTTAGGGGTTTGGACCAGTGCACGAGATTTCCCCCGAAATGCGGACACGTCTCAGCACACGAGGCATAGCCAACGATGGCAGCTAACTGCTTTTTGAAAACTTACACAAGGCGGTGAGTGCGGTCACACCGCGCTGCGCGTCTCGGTAGAACAAGATCACCGACCGCGCCGGTATGGAACTCGCTTTTGGACACCGCATCTCGATCAGCAGCGGGCATGGATCCAGGCTCAGGCCTGGCTGCCCCTCACCCTAACCCTCTCCCCGTAAAACGGGGCGAGGGGACGTGGCAAACGCAACGTCGAGGTTGGGGGAAGCCGGTGCGGCATGTCCCTTCGCCCCGTTTACGGGGAGAGGTGCCGGCAGGCGGATGAGGGGCTGGTCCGTTTCAGCCTCACGCAATCAACGCGAAATAGACATGCCTATGCATAAGGAAAGACACCGATGCCGAAAGCGCTCCTGAACCCGCATATGCGACTGTGCTTCACAGCAATTCTTGCTTTATTGGCTATTGGTCTAAGGCCAGCAGCCGGAACGCCCCAGTGCCCTCCTCAGAATGAGCTGCTGGCGAAAGCGAAGATCGTGGTGGAGGCGCGCGTGAAATCGCTGTCGATCGGCGAATCCGGTTTGCTCCTGGCGGAAGGCGTTCCGACGCGCATGATACGGGTGGATTTGGCGATCAAGCGAGTTATCAAAGGCAAATACCCCGGAAAGGAGGCAATCGTGTACGGAGCCGCGCTTCCTCCAGGGCCGTTAAGCGAGCTGACCATGATGGCGTTGATTACCGGGCTCGGTGGCGACGACACCTTCGAATGGGAGCTTGCACGCCAAGAAATAGGAGATGGTGCGGCGTACTTTTCGATGAATGCCTGCAGCTATTACAAATTCCCAGTTTATAACGTTGGTCCCGACTGATCGATGGATTCACATCGCAATCGGCGCACGACGCGCCTCACCCACAATTCATGAAATGACAGGAGATAGGCGGCGCCGGCGAGCGGTTCGCCGCCGCTCGCCGCCCCGGCACTTTCCCGCCCCAGCCAGCTCAGGCCCGCTTCCGCCGCATCTGCGTGACGCTCCGCCAGACGGCCGACACCAGGAAATAGCAGGCGCCGAGGCCGGCATAGCCGGCGATGTTGGCGATGGAGGGTGGTTCCGGCATTTGCGCCTGGGCGATGAAGAAGGCGCCTGCCACGGCGGATTGGCCGCCGCTGAGGATCATCGCCCACTGGCCGCCATTGGTCTTCCAGCGCCGGGCAGCGGTTCCAAGCTGCAGCAGGCCGGAAAGATCGGCCACAGGCCAAAGACGCCGAGAACCCAGTTCATGCTCATCGTCAGGGCGACGATCACGGCAGCCGTCGTCGCCGAACTGACGGCGACGTTGATCGCATGGCTGCGGTTGTTTGCCAGTCGTGACCGACGGAACGGCTCGACGTTGACAGGCCGCCCATGCATGACATATGCGTTTCGGAACGGTAATGGATTCTGCCGGGCATCACGCCGAACCGCTTCCCCGATGAAGCTGATGACTCCTACTCAACGCGAACCACGCGAAGGAGTAGAGTCGTGTCTGGAATTCATCTGTCGTATCCCCATTTGATTGCCGTGCTCGATGGAGCGGCGCGCCTATGACGCCCGCTTCGATATTCGGTCTTCGTTTGCAGCAAATCCGCAGCCTGGCAAAATGGATCGCCGTCGTTGTTCCGATGGCGATTGCCGTTGGATCGCTCGTCGCCCTCTTCCTGTGGAGCCTCGATCGGGCGACGGAACTGCGCTTCGAATATCCATGGCTGATCTACTGCATGCCGTTCGCAGGCTTTGCCATGGTCTGGGCCTACGGCAGGTTCGGCAAGGCTGCCGAAGGCGGCAACAATCTTATCGTCGATCAAATCCATGAACCGGGCGGCGGCGTGCCGCTGCGCATGGCTCCGTTCATCCTGGTGACCACCGTGCTGACACACCTTGTCGGCGGCTCGGCAGGGCGAGAGGGAACAGCCGTCCAGCTCGGCGGCAGTCTGGCCAGCGCCTTCGGCAAAGTCTTCAAGCTGACCCCTGCCGATGTCCGCATCCTCCTGATGGCCGGGATCGCGGCGGGCTTCGGCGCGGTCTTCGGCACCCCGATCGCGGGTGCGGTCTTTGCGCTGGAAGTGCTCACCATCGGCCGGATGCAATACGAGGCTCTGCTTCCGGCACTCTTGGCGGCCGTCATCGCCGACTGGACCTGCCATGCCTGGAGCATCGGCCACGTTCACTATTCCATCGCCTATCTTGGCGGCGTCGGAGAGGCGGCCGGCTTCCATCTCGACGCTCTGCTTATGCTCAAGGTGGTCATTGCCGGCGTCGCCTTCGGGTTGGCAGCCCATTTCTTCGCGGAATTCTCGCATTTCGCCTCGTCTGCCTACAAGGCGATTCTGCCATACGCGCCGCTGCGTCCGGTGCTGGCGAGCACCATCCTCATCGGCCTAGTCTCCTGTCTCGGAACCACCGAATATCTCGGCCTCGGCGTCTGGTCTCCCAATCCGCAGGACGCAACGATCCTCGGTTTCTTCCGCCCCGACCACATCGACGACTGGAGTTGGGCCTGGAAAGGGCTGTTTACCATCGTCACCCTGAGCGCAGGTTTCAAGGGTGGCGAGGTCACGCCGCTTTTCTTCATCGGCGCGGCGCTTGGAAGTGCGCTCGCCGGTGTGCTTGG
This Rhizobium brockwellii DNA region includes the following protein-coding sequences:
- a CDS encoding voltage-gated chloride channel family protein; amino-acid sequence: MTPASIFGLRLQQIRSLAKWIAVVVPMAIAVGSLVALFLWSLDRATELRFEYPWLIYCMPFAGFAMVWAYGRFGKAAEGGNNLIVDQIHEPGGGVPLRMAPFILVTTVLTHLVGGSAGREGTAVQLGGSLASAFGKVFKLTPADVRILLMAGIAAGFGAVFGTPIAGAVFALEVLTIGRMQYEALLPALLAAVIADWTCHAWSIGHVHYSIAYLGGVGEAAGFHLDALLMLKVVIAGVAFGLAAHFFAEFSHFASSAYKAILPYAPLRPVLASTILIGLVSCLGTTEYLGLGVWSPNPQDATILGFFRPDHIDDWSWAWKGLFTIVTLSAGFKGGEVTPLFFIGAALGSALAGVLGAPPDLFAGLGFVAVFAGATNTPLACMIMGIELFGATHSVYLAVACFVAYLCSGHSSIYLSQRVGVPKTAVANDIPPDISVRHMRDMNAKAMGDLMSRVRLRSLRTTANLQERPIVMTSHKLSSREIGMIRIYLKPREKAVGKGGWFGGGKPLYRELVMQAKAAGIMNAVAHHTHFGYSNSGKLQDEGFEIPNPDLTMCVELIADRGQLEEFCRTHGSILTNKVIIYKHIEHWDVLGHEIATDEALKQAAL
- a CDS encoding adenylate/guanylate cyclase domain-containing protein, producing the protein MHWSKPLRLHLGVLVVASLLCTSTPIIWLAFRQGSDAAVSAGVQQMREMSLRLIEGYRNTLQGGTEAVALASTLPQLTSPPPQDITAKQQFFLEVLRNVPNATSVYTGYPDGSYLQVINTQRQDVRRILAAPDGTAFAIRMIARSQGPDVVSTFRFLDRQARPIAERDVDYASFDPRQRPWYQSVIQHGEEVSVGPYVAGTLQLPTLTIAAPMRDDDQVVVGINIHLMTVSRLLDAQEISPRARAYIIDDADDLIAHSDPAIMNRLLGIWSKNADGAVAVDTTTDSYDTSLETVARLRRDPAFANGGVVRIDLDGERQILQIAPVGVSGLFKGSVAAIVVPLEDLVAEANRLLLHNLLIAAAFVIAGVAASVMLSRMVSRSLYRLADEARRIGDLDVGEKGVSHSFISEINTLAGALAASRHAIGQFALYVPREVVRRIIDPKARTAVKAQRQDVTVLFTDIRDFTTISEQHSPEDVVDTLSAYFELLNTIAERNGGTVVQYLGDSIFVMWNAPVPDARHAENGCRCALAMKAAVDELNEANCRNGRPALITRFGLHTGPAVVGSFGAISRQQYTAMGDTINVASRLEGLNKEFNTSILVSAAIHEAVADRFALRPLGLVQLKGRAEKVDLWELVGESRRATE